One window of Diabrotica undecimpunctata isolate CICGRU chromosome 8, icDiaUnde3, whole genome shotgun sequence genomic DNA carries:
- the LOC140447456 gene encoding migration and invasion enhancer 1, whose translation MSDKDNVEINIEYCNKCGFLEKYEELVKHLKEKHPLVKINGQEGRRGSFEVSVNGTLVHSKLSTLAYPDYDDLSKIVYDVQDGNSVRAPCKQQPITSCCIS comes from the exons ATGTCGGATAAAGATAACGTAGAAATCAATATAGAATACTG TAACAAATGTGGATTTTTGGAAAAATATGAAGAATTGGTTAAACATTTGAAGGAAAAACATCCATTGGTTAAAATTAATGGGCAAGAAGGACGAAGAG GATCCTTTGAGGTATCGGTAAATGGGACATTAGTTCATTCAAAACTTTCAACCTTAGCCTATCCAGATTATGATGATCTCTCAAAAATAGTGTATGATGTTCAAGATGGCAATTCTGTACGAGCTCCATGTAAACAACAGCCAATTACCAGCTGCTGTATCTCTTAA